A region from the Lycium barbarum isolate Lr01 chromosome 8, ASM1917538v2, whole genome shotgun sequence genome encodes:
- the LOC132607149 gene encoding threonine dehydratase 1 biosynthetic, chloroplastic, protein MEVLHFTAVKPLNSYLRPEFSPSTSVIIPINTSVTRKTKKKTSIRAKATEILSSPTSTVTEPLPASPVTAPSAPLLRVSTSELQCEPGYLIPNTPVLGTGGVAGYEYLTNILSSKVYDVAYETPLQKAPKLSERLGVNVWLKREDLQPVFSFKIRGAYNMMAKLPREQLERGVICSSAGNHAQGVALSAQRLGCDAVIAMPVTTPDIKWKSVKRLGATVVLVGDSYDEAQAYAKERAEAEGRTFIPPFDHPDVITGQGTVGMEINRQLKENIHAIFVPVGGGGLIAGIAAYLKRVAPDIKIIGVEPLDANAMALSLQHGQRVMLDQVGGFADGVAVKTVGEETYRICKELIDGVVLVGRDAICASIKDMFEEKRSILEPAGALALAGAEAYCKYYGLKGENVVAITSGANMNFDRLRLVTELADVGRQREAVLATFMPEESGSFKKFAEMVGPMNITEFKYRYNSDKERALVLYSVGLHTKLELEGMVERMESADLQTINLTNNDLVKDHLRHLMGGRTNVHDELLCRFTFPEKPGALMKFLDAFSPRWNISLFHYRAQGDTGANVLVGIQVPQDEVDEFQGRADSLGYEYAVESLNEAFQIIMH, encoded by the exons ATGGAGGTTCTTCATTTCACCGCCGTTAAACCATTAAACTCCTACCTCCGTCCCGAATTCTCGCCGTCAACGTCCGTCATTATCCCCATTAACACCTCCGTAACAAGGAAAACCAAAAAAAAGACATCTATTCGTGCTAAGGCAACGGAGATCTTATCATCTCCAACTTCTACCGTAACGGAACCGTTACCGGCGTCACCGGTAACGGCACCTTCGGCTCCGTTATTACGAGTTTCTACGAGCGAGTTGCAGTGTGAACCGGGTTACTTGATACCGAATACTCCGGTTTTAG GTACTGGTGGTGTGGCTGGATACGAGTATTTGACGAACATTTTATCGTCGAAAGTGTATGATGTAGCTTATGAGACGCCTTTACAGAAAGCGCCTAAGCTGTCAGAAAGGCTTGGAGTTAATGTGTGGCTTAAAAGAGAAGATCTTCAGCct GTCTTCTCGTTCAAAATCAGAGGAGCTTACAATATGATGGCAAAACTGCCTAGGGAGCAGTTGGAAAGAGGGGTTATATGCTCATCAGCTGGAAACCATGCACAAGGTGTTGCATTATCCGCTCAGAGACTCGGCTGTGATGCTGTGATTGCCATGCCTGTTACTACACCAGACATTAAA TGGAAATCAGTTAAGAGATTGGGTGCCACTGTTGTTCTAGTGGGGGACTCATATGATGAAGCTCAAGCATACGCCAAAGAGCGGGCCGAAGCTGAAGGCCGCACATTCATCCCTCCTTTTGATCACCCAGATGTCATCACAGGGCAAGGTACCGTAGGAATGGAGATAAATCGCCAACTCAAAGAAAACATTCATGCAATCTTTGTGCCTGTTGGAGGAGGAGGTCTTATAGCCGGTATTGCTGCTTATTTGAAGAGGGTTGCCCCTGATATAAAGATTATTGGAGTTGAACCCCTTGATGCAAATGCAATGGCATTATCATTGCAGCATGGTCAGAGAGTAATGCTGGACCAAGTTGGGGGTTTTGCAGATGGTGTAGCTGTTAAAACGGTTGGTGAAGAAACTTATCGTATCTGCAAGGAATTAATAGATGGCGTAGTCCTAGTTGGTCGTGATGCTATATGTGCATCTATAAAG GATATGTTTGAAGAGAAAAGAAGCATACTAGAGCCTGCAGGTGCACTTGCTCTTGCTGGAGCTGAGGCATACTGCAAGTACTATGGCCTGAAGGGTGAAAACGTAGTAGCAATAACTAGTGGAGCCAACATGAACTTTGACAGACTTAGATTGGTAACTGAACTCGCAGATGTTGGTAGACAGAGGGAAGCTGTTCTTGCTACTTTTATGCCAGAAGAGTCAGGGAGCTTTAAAAAGTTCGCTGAAATG GTAGGACCAATGAATATCACTGAATTCAAGTACAGATACAATTCTGATAAAGAAAGAGCTCTAGTACTTTACAG TGTTGGTCTTCACACAAAATTAGAACTTGAAGGAATGGTGGAGAGGATGGAATCAGCAGATCTGCAAACCATTAATCTTACAAACAATGATTTGGTCAAAGATCATCTACGGCATTTG aTGGGTGGTAGAACAAATGTTCATGATGAGCTTTTGTGTCGATTCACTTTTCCCGAGAAGCCCGGTGCTCTGATGAAGTTTTTAGATGCTTTCAGCCCGCGTTGGAATATAAGTTTGTTTCATTATCGTGCACAG GGAGATACTGGTGCAAATGTGCTAGTCGGGATCCAAGTTCCACAGGATGAGGTAGATGAGTTCCAGGGACGGGCAGACAGTCTTGGTTATGAATATGCAGTGGAGAGTCTCAATGAGGCATTCCAGATCATAATGCATTGA
- the LOC132607150 gene encoding probable glycosyltransferase At5g03795 isoform X2, whose amino-acid sequence MDLIYNYRLPSRVLWLILVPLLLVGAWYLGVQSSKSSFLVLSSQPSDKKFTSTNLSATVETELAKDQLPQVGLDDTREEAQMISSKKKLSNLERIEAGLGQVRAAIKAQSRSRTLDDPEYVPKGPCYWNPSAFHRSYLEMEKHFKIYVYEDGEPPVFHYSSSEGILGIEGILINQIELSKFRTNDPEKAHVYFLPFSVYSIVSYVYVVDSHEWDPMKNTASDYIDSISRKYTYWNRSLGSDHFMLACHDWAPEISTAVPYLYKNSIRVLCNVNTSERFNPSKDVTLPEIYLPHGSLKGLIGGPSPSQRSVLVFYAGGIHGYIRQVLMEQWGKNDDPQVEIHEYLPKNVSYYGMIRKSKYCICPSGYEVASPRMVEALYMGCVPVLLKDHYVAPFSDVLNWGSFAVEMTSSDIPNLKKILMAIPQKKYNKMQRRGKTVRRHFEVNFPPKRYDVFHMILHSIWLRRLNIQVHDT is encoded by the exons ATGGACTTGATCTACAATTATCGTCTTCCTTCAAGAGTTTTGTGGCTAATTTTAGTGCCATTATTACTAGTGGGTGCATGGTATTTGGGTGTACAGAGTTCAAAAAGCTCTTTTTTGGTCCTTTCTTCTCAGCCTTCTGATAAAAAGTTTACATCTACTAACCTCTCTGCTACTGTAGAAACGGAATTGGCAAAGGATCAATTACCG CAAGTTGGCTTAGATGATACAAGGGAGGAAGCGCAGATGATTTCTTCCAAGAAAAAGTTGAGCAATTTAGAGAGGATTGAAGCTGGTTTGGGACAAGTGAGGGCTGCCATAAAAGCTCAGAGTAGAAGTCGAACATTAGATGACCCTGAATATGTCCCTAAAGGTCCATGTTATTGGAACCCCAGTGCCTTCCACAG GAGCTACTTGGAAATGGAAAAACATTTCAAGATTTACGTATACGAGGATGGCGAACCCCCTGTTTTCCATTATAGTTCAAGTGAAGGTATCTTAGGAATTGAGGGGATTTTGATTAATCAGATTGAACTTAGCAAATTTCGGACGAATGATCCTGAGAAAGCTCATGTTTACTTCCTTCCATTCAGTGTGTATTCCATTGTAAGCTATGTTTATGTTGTTGATTCTCATGAATGGGACCCTATGAAGAATACAGCTTCTGATTATATTGATAGCATCTCCAGAAAATACACTTATTGGAATAGAAGCCTTGGATCTGATCATTTCATGCTTGCTTGCCATGATTGG GCTCCTGAAATTTCAACCGCCGTTCCATACTTGTACAAGAACTCAATTAGAGTACTATGCAATGTGAATACTTCGGAGAGATTCAATCCTTCAAAAGATGTAACTTTGCCAGAAATCTATCTACCTCATGGTTCACTGAAAGGCTTAATTGGAGGGCCATCTCCGTCCCAGCGTTCTGTTTTAGTCTTTTACGCTGGAGGTATTCATGGCTACATCAGGCAAGTACTAATGGAACAGTGGGGAAAGAATGATGATCCACAAGTCGAAATTCACGAGTACCTTCCTAAGAATGTTTCATATTATGGCATGATTAGAAAGAGCAAGTACTGTATTTGTCCTAGTGGTTATGAAGTGGCAAGTCCAAGAATGGTTGAGGCACTTTATATGGGATGTGTTCCAGTACTATTGAAGGATCATTATGTTGCACCTTTTAGTGATGTGTTGAATTGGGGAAGTTTTGCTGTTGAAATGACTTCAAGTGATATACCTAATTTGAAGAAAATCTTGATGGCAATACCTCAAAAAAAGTACAACAAAATGCAGAGGAGAGGAAAAACAGTAAGGAGGCATTTTGAGGTCAATTTTCCTCCTAAAAGATATGATGTTTTTCATATGATTCTTCATTCAATTTGGCTCAGAAGGCTCAATATTCAAGTCCATGATACGTGA
- the LOC132607150 gene encoding probable glycosyltransferase At5g03795 isoform X1 has translation MDLIYNYRLPSRVLWLILVPLLLVGAWYLGVQSSKSSFLVLSSQPSDKKFTSTNLSATVETELAKDQLPKQVGLDDTREEAQMISSKKKLSNLERIEAGLGQVRAAIKAQSRSRTLDDPEYVPKGPCYWNPSAFHRSYLEMEKHFKIYVYEDGEPPVFHYSSSEGILGIEGILINQIELSKFRTNDPEKAHVYFLPFSVYSIVSYVYVVDSHEWDPMKNTASDYIDSISRKYTYWNRSLGSDHFMLACHDWAPEISTAVPYLYKNSIRVLCNVNTSERFNPSKDVTLPEIYLPHGSLKGLIGGPSPSQRSVLVFYAGGIHGYIRQVLMEQWGKNDDPQVEIHEYLPKNVSYYGMIRKSKYCICPSGYEVASPRMVEALYMGCVPVLLKDHYVAPFSDVLNWGSFAVEMTSSDIPNLKKILMAIPQKKYNKMQRRGKTVRRHFEVNFPPKRYDVFHMILHSIWLRRLNIQVHDT, from the exons ATGGACTTGATCTACAATTATCGTCTTCCTTCAAGAGTTTTGTGGCTAATTTTAGTGCCATTATTACTAGTGGGTGCATGGTATTTGGGTGTACAGAGTTCAAAAAGCTCTTTTTTGGTCCTTTCTTCTCAGCCTTCTGATAAAAAGTTTACATCTACTAACCTCTCTGCTACTGTAGAAACGGAATTGGCAAAGGATCAATTACCG AAGCAAGTTGGCTTAGATGATACAAGGGAGGAAGCGCAGATGATTTCTTCCAAGAAAAAGTTGAGCAATTTAGAGAGGATTGAAGCTGGTTTGGGACAAGTGAGGGCTGCCATAAAAGCTCAGAGTAGAAGTCGAACATTAGATGACCCTGAATATGTCCCTAAAGGTCCATGTTATTGGAACCCCAGTGCCTTCCACAG GAGCTACTTGGAAATGGAAAAACATTTCAAGATTTACGTATACGAGGATGGCGAACCCCCTGTTTTCCATTATAGTTCAAGTGAAGGTATCTTAGGAATTGAGGGGATTTTGATTAATCAGATTGAACTTAGCAAATTTCGGACGAATGATCCTGAGAAAGCTCATGTTTACTTCCTTCCATTCAGTGTGTATTCCATTGTAAGCTATGTTTATGTTGTTGATTCTCATGAATGGGACCCTATGAAGAATACAGCTTCTGATTATATTGATAGCATCTCCAGAAAATACACTTATTGGAATAGAAGCCTTGGATCTGATCATTTCATGCTTGCTTGCCATGATTGG GCTCCTGAAATTTCAACCGCCGTTCCATACTTGTACAAGAACTCAATTAGAGTACTATGCAATGTGAATACTTCGGAGAGATTCAATCCTTCAAAAGATGTAACTTTGCCAGAAATCTATCTACCTCATGGTTCACTGAAAGGCTTAATTGGAGGGCCATCTCCGTCCCAGCGTTCTGTTTTAGTCTTTTACGCTGGAGGTATTCATGGCTACATCAGGCAAGTACTAATGGAACAGTGGGGAAAGAATGATGATCCACAAGTCGAAATTCACGAGTACCTTCCTAAGAATGTTTCATATTATGGCATGATTAGAAAGAGCAAGTACTGTATTTGTCCTAGTGGTTATGAAGTGGCAAGTCCAAGAATGGTTGAGGCACTTTATATGGGATGTGTTCCAGTACTATTGAAGGATCATTATGTTGCACCTTTTAGTGATGTGTTGAATTGGGGAAGTTTTGCTGTTGAAATGACTTCAAGTGATATACCTAATTTGAAGAAAATCTTGATGGCAATACCTCAAAAAAAGTACAACAAAATGCAGAGGAGAGGAAAAACAGTAAGGAGGCATTTTGAGGTCAATTTTCCTCCTAAAAGATATGATGTTTTTCATATGATTCTTCATTCAATTTGGCTCAGAAGGCTCAATATTCAAGTCCATGATACGTGA
- the LOC132605421 gene encoding probable glycosyltransferase At5g03795, whose protein sequence is MMTWSSNSLRGLWFILPLLLVAVFIVITGPQGSIWLSTSNHYIETLNNGSSTTVNRKDEVPINVTKSSAAPKRYSKLEKLEAGLAKSRAAILLRENKSWNNNQTEEDEYIPQGPMYLNATAFHRSYLEMEKKFKIYVYNEGEPPVFHFGPCKHTYAIEGYFIQAMEVSKFRTEDPNKAHVYFLPLSVTMLTQFVYVVDSHEWGLMKNTAMDYVNIISQKYPYWNRSLGADHFMLACHDWGPEISFAIPHLYKNSIRALCNANTSENFNPTKDVSIPEIHLPLGTTKGLLGGPPPSDRPVLVFFAGGLHGPIRPILLQHWENSTDEDVQIHKYLPKGVSYYDMIRKSKYCICPSGYEVASPRMVEGLYMGCVPVLIKDNYVTPFSDVLDWDTFAVTIPVKDIPNLKKILMDIPQEKYLEMQKRGIQMRRHFEVNSPPKRYDVFHMILHSIWLRRLNFRVRDVDET, encoded by the exons atgatGACATGGTCTTCAAACTCCTTAAGGGGTTTATGGTTTATTTTGCCATTGCTTTTGGTCGCTGTCTTTATTGTTATCACTGGTCCACAGGGTTCAATTTGGCTATCAACTTCTAATCATTATATAGAGACTCTCAATAATGGTTCTTCAACAACG GTAAATCGGAAGGACGAGGTCCCTATTAATGTAACCAAGAGCTCAGCAGCACCAAAAAGATACAGCAAATTAGAGAAATTGGAAGCAGGCCTTGCAAAATCTCGAGCTGCAATATTATTAAGAGAAAACAAAAGTTGGAATAATAATCAGACAGAAGAAGATGAGTATATCCCTCAAGGTCCTATGTACTTGAATGCTACTGCCTTCCACAG GAGCTATTTGGAAATGGAGAAAAAATTCAAGATATATGTGTACAATGAAGGGGAACCCCCAGTATTTCATTTTGGTCCATGCAAGCACACATATGCTATTGAGGGTTATTTTATTCAAGCAATGGAAGTTAGCAAATTCCGAACTGAAGATCCAAACAAAGCACATGTGTACTTCCTCCCATTAAGTGTTACAATGTTAACTCAATTCGTATATGTGGTTGATTCACATGAATGGGGTCTTATGAAGAACACTGCAATGGATTATGTCAATATCATTTCTCAAAAGTATCCTTATTGGAATAGAAGCCTTGGTGCTGATCATTTCATGCTTGCTTGTCATGATTGG GGGCCTGAAATTTCCTTTGCTATTCCACACTTGTACAAAAACTCAATTAGAGCTCTATGCAATGCCAATACCTCAGAAAACTTCAATCCAACAAAGGATGTTTCAATTCCAGAAATCCACCTTCCTCTAGGCACAACTAAAGGCCTCCTAGGCGGCCCTCCGCCCTCGGACCGCCCTGTTCTCGTGTTTTTTGCCGGAGGTCTTCATGGACCAATTAGGCCAATTTTATTACAACATTGGGAAAATAGTACAGATGAAGATGTTCAAATTCACAAGTACTTACCAAAAGGTGTCtcatattatgatatgataagaaaGAGCAAATATTGTATATGTCCAAGTGGATATGAAGTTGCAAGTCCAAGAATGGTTGAGGGACTTTACATGGGATGTGTACCTGTCCTAATTAAGGATAATTATGTGACACCTTTTAGTGATGTTCTTGATTGGGACACATTTGCTGTTACAATTCCTGTTAAGGATATTCCTAATCTCAAGAAAATTCTTATGGATATTCCTCAAGAAAAGTATTTGGAGATGCAAAAGAGGGGGATTCAAATGAGGAGGCATTTTGAGGTTAATTCTCCTCCAAAACGATATGATGTGTTTCATATGATTCTTCATTCAATTTGGCTTCGAAGACTCAATTTTCGAGTTCGTGATGTGGATGAAACTTGA
- the LOC132607152 gene encoding large ribosomal subunit protein eL24, which yields MVLKTELCRFSGAKIYPGRGIRFIRSDSQVFLFVNSKCKHYFHNKLKPSKLTWTAMYRKQHKKDIAQEAARKRRRATKKPYSRSIVGATLEVIQKKRTERPEVRDAAREAALREIKERIKKTKDEKKAKKAEVQAKSQKAGGKISKGAASKGPKLGGGGGKR from the exons ATGGTTCTCAA GACGGAGCTCTGTCGATTTAGTGGTGCCAAGATATATCCTGGGAGGGGCATCAGATTTATTCGTTCAGATTCTCAG GTGTTCCTATTTGTTAACTCAAAATGCAAACACTACTTCCACAACAAGCTGAAGCCATCCAAACTTACTTGGACAGCTATGTATAGGAAGCAACACAAGAAG GATATTGCACAAGAAGCCGCCAGGAAGAGACGACGTGCAACAAAGAAGCCTTACTCCAGGTCCATTGTGGGTGCAACCTTGGAGGTTATCCAGAAGAAGAGAACTGAAAGACCAGAAGTTAGAGATGCTGCTAGGGAGGCTGCTCTCCG TGAAATCAAGGAACGGATCAAGAAGACAAAGGATGAGAAGAAGGCCAAGAAAGCAGAGGTACAGGCCAAGTCACAAAAAGCTGGAGGGAAGATCTCGAAGGGAGCTGCATCGAAAGGTCCTAAGCTTGGCGGCGGCGGTGGAAAACGTTAA
- the LOC132607153 gene encoding F-box protein PP2-A15-like isoform X1, with product MGASLSNAADNGSGLTAGVTGLGDMPESCVALVFMYLTPPEICNLARLNRAFRGAASSDAVWESKLPLNYQRMLDLLPRWRYEGLSKKGIFALLSGPVTFDNDYKEVWLDRVSGRICMSMSSKAMSITSSEDRRHWNWFQTDESRFQVVAYCQQVWWFEVSGSVKFPFPPDIYTLTFRIHIGKFLKRLGRRVSNFEHTHGWDLGPVRFELSTSDGQRAVCECLLHDIEQDDAKGNIKRGCWIEYKVGDFIVSGSDPVTEVKFSMKQIDCTHSKGGLCVDSVSITPSNLRRSRKNREFL from the exons ATGGGCGCATCATTATCCAACGCGGCAGATAACGGCTCGGGCCTCACTGCCGGCGTAACGGGGTTAGGAGACATGCCGGAAAGTTGCGTGGCCCTTGTTTTCATGTACTTAACGCCACCGGAAATATGTAATCTAGCTAGGCTTAACCGTGCATTTCGCGGTGCAGCTTCTTCTGATGCGGTGTGGGAATCTAAACTTCCTCTTAATTACCAACGCATGCTTGACCTACTGCCTCGTTGGAGATATGAAGGTCTTTCCAAAAAGGGTATTTTTGCCCTTCTCTCTGGACCCGTCACGTTTGACAATGACTATAAG GAAGTATGGTTGGACAGAGTAAGTGGAAGGATTTGCATGTCAATGTCTTCAAAAGCAATGTCGATAACTAGTAGTGAAGACAGGAGACATTGGAACTGGTTTCAAACAGATGAATCAAG GTTCCAGGTTGTGGCGTATTGCCAACAAGTCTGGTGGTTTGAAGTAAGTGGATCAGTGAAGTTTCCTTTTCCTCCGGATATATACACACTAACATTCAGGATCCACATCGGGAAATTCCTAAAGAGACTAGGCCGACGAGTTTCCAACTTTGAGCACACACATGGATGGGATTTGGGGCCAGTTCGCTTTGAACTGTCCACTTCTGATGGACAGCGCGCAGTCTGTGAGTGCCTCCTCCATGACATCGAACAAGATGATGCAAAAGGGAATATTAAGCGTGGATGCTGGATTGAGTACAAGGTGGGTGATTTTATTGTCAGTGGGTCAGATCCTGTAACTGAAGTTAAATTTTCGATGAAACAGATTGACTGCACACATTCCAAAGGTGGGCTGTGTGTAGATTCTGTATCAATTACCCCCAGTAATCTCAGGAGGTCTAGAAAAAACAGGGAGTTTCTGTAA
- the LOC132607153 gene encoding F-box protein PP2-A15-like isoform X2: MGASLSNTADNGSGVTGLGDMPESCVALVFMYLTPPEICNLARLNRAFRGAASSDAVWESKLPLNYQHMLDLLPHWRYAGLSNKCIFALLSRPVSFDNDNKEVWLDRVSGRICMSMSSKAMSITSSEDRRHWNWFQTDESRFQVVAYCQQVWWFEVSGSVKFPFPPDIYTLTFRIHIGKFLKRLGRRVSNFEHTHGWDLGPVRFELSTSDGQRAVCECLLHDIEQDDAKGNIKRGCWIEYKVGDFIVSGSDPVTEVKFSMKQIDCTHSKGGLCVDSVSITPSNLRRSRKNREFL, encoded by the exons ATGGGCGCGTCATTATCGAACACGGCGGATAACGGCTCAGGCGTAACGGGGTTAGGCGACATGCCGGAAAGTTGCGTGGCTCTTGTTTTCATGTACTTAACGCCACCAGAAATATGTAATCTAGCTAGGCTTAACCGTGCATTTCGTGGTGCTGCTTCTTCTGATGCCGTCTGGGAATCTAAACTTCCTCTTAATTACCAACACATGCTTGATTTATTGCCTCATTGGAGATATGCTGGTCTTTCTAACAAGTGTATATTTGCCCTTCTTTCTCGCCCTGTTTCGTTTGATAATGACAATAAG GAAGTATGGTTGGACAGAGTAAGTGGAAGGATTTGCATGTCAATGTCTTCAAAAGCAATGTCGATAACTAGTAGTGAAGACAGGAGACATTGGAACTGGTTTCAAACAGATGAATCAAG GTTCCAGGTTGTGGCGTATTGCCAACAAGTCTGGTGGTTTGAAGTAAGTGGATCAGTGAAGTTTCCTTTTCCTCCGGATATATACACACTAACATTCAGGATCCACATCGGGAAATTCCTAAAGAGACTAGGCCGACGAGTTTCCAACTTTGAGCACACACATGGATGGGATTTGGGGCCAGTTCGCTTTGAACTGTCCACTTCTGATGGACAGCGCGCAGTCTGTGAGTGCCTCCTCCATGACATCGAACAAGATGATGCAAAAGGGAATATTAAGCGTGGATGCTGGATTGAGTACAAGGTGGGTGATTTTATTGTCAGTGGGTCAGATCCTGTAACTGAAGTTAAATTTTCGATGAAACAGATTGACTGCACACATTCCAAAGGTGGGCTGTGTGTAGATTCTGTATCAATTACCCCCAGTAATCTCAGGAGGTCTAGAAAAAACAGGGAGTTTCTGTAA